A genomic region of Mus musculus strain C57BL/6J chromosome 7, GRCm38.p6 C57BL/6J contains the following coding sequences:
- the Olfr510 gene encoding olfactory receptor 510, with translation MAFLEDGNHTVVTEFILLGLTDDPVLRVILFIIILCIYLVTVSGNLSTILLIRVSSQLHHPMYFFLSHLASIDIAISSSVTPNMVVNFLVERSSISYIGCGIQLGSAVFFGAIECFLLAVMAYDRFVAICNPLLYSTKMSKQVCIQLLVGSYIGGFIHASFFTLSFVSFLFCGPNRINHFFCDFTPLVELSCSDNSVLIILDSFSTGTIIVITVFVIAISYTCILITILKMHSTEGRHKAFSTCTSHLTVVTLLYGTVTFIYVMPKSSYSTDQNKVISVFYMVVIPMLNPIIYSLRNNEIKGALKKQLGEKNIF, from the coding sequence ATGGCTTTCCTGGAGGATGGGAACCACACTGTAGTCACAGAGTTCATTTTATTGGGCTTAACTGATGACCCAGTTCTTAGAGTCATCCTCTTCATCATCATCCTGTGCATCTACCTGGTGACTGTGTCTGGGAATCTAAGCACCATCCTTCTCATCAGAGTCTCTTCCCAGCTCCATCACCCCATGTACTTTTTTCTGAGTCACTTGGCTTCCATTGACATAGCCATCTCTTCTTCTGTCACACCAAATATGGTTGTCAACTTCCTGGTGGAGAGGAGCAGTATATCCTACATTGGGTGTGGCATCCAGCTTGGCTCAGCTGTTTTCTTTGGTGCTATTGAATGTTTCCTTCTGGCTGTCATGGCTTATGATCGTTTTGTGGCAATCTGCAATCCACTGCTTTATTCAACTAAAATGTCCAAACAAGTGTGTATCCAATTGCTTGTAGGGTCTTATATTGGTGGCTTTATTCATGCTTCCTTCTTTAcactttcctttgtttcttttcttttctgtggaCCAAATAGAATCAATCACTTTTTCTGTGATTTTACTCCTTTAGTTGAACTCTCCTGTTCTGATAATAGTGTCCTCATAATTCTTGATTCATTTTCTACTGGCACTATTATTGTAATCACAGTGTTTGTCATTGCTATTTCCTATACCTGCATCCTCATCACCATCCTGAAGATGCATTCCACTGAGGGTCGACACAAGGCTTTCTCTACCTGCACCTCCCACCTCACTGTAGTCACTCTGTTATATGGGACagtcacatttatttatgtgatgCCCAAGTCCAGCTACTCCACAGACCAGAACAAGGTGATATCTGTGTTCTACATGGTGGTGATTCCCATGTTGAACCCCATCATCTACAGCCTCAGGAATAATGAGATTAAgggtgctctgaagaaacagcttggtgaaaaaaatattttctaa